The Argopecten irradians isolate NY chromosome 6, Ai_NY, whole genome shotgun sequence genome has a window encoding:
- the LOC138325847 gene encoding dynein light chain Tctex-type 5-like → MKEKEKGGHGEHAKRGQDGHQKDEHSKGHEGSPSVHHRNRKDSHHKPGHDGGHGKGHHHGEKGSPTTSSHPIRPRAGTLVHRDTAHSIVSGKSAHNADKRSVATSDDIQPTVGVKLENTYKLHPDFMFYENPVKKIISDVIQSQMTMKTYDPASMSKLCVLASDMIKEKVKKEMNLPRYKIVSSVLIGERGERDASMLVSSRCLWDQRYDNHVSVTVNKAGYYVIGMVFAVYAE, encoded by the coding sequence ATGAAGGAGAAAGAAAAGGGCGGTCATGGTGAACATGCCAAGAGAggtcaagatggccaccagaaGGACGAGCATAGTAAAGGACATGAAGGAAGCCcgtctgtacaccacagaaatAGAAAGGACAGCCATCATAAACCAGGTCACGACGGAGGTCACGGCAAAGGTCATCACCATGGTGAAAAAGGCAGCCCAACGACGTCATCACATCCAATACGTCCAAGGGCGGGAACTCTGGTTCATCGCGACACAGCTCATTCTATTGTGTCTGGAAAGAGTGCTCACAACGCCGATAAGCGTAGTGTCGCCACGTCTGACGATATCCAACCTACAGTAGGGGTCAAACTAGAAAACACATACAAACTGCACCCTGACTTTATGTTTTACGAGAACCCAGTTAAAAAGATTATTTCTGATGTCATCCAATCCCAGATGACGATGAAGACATACGATCCAGCGTCTATGAGTAAACTTTGTGTATTGGCCAGTGACATGATAAAGGAAAAGGTTAAAAAGGAGATGAATTTACCGAGATATAAGATAGTCAGCTCCGTTCTGATTGGAGAGAGAGGGGAGCGCGACGCCAGTATGCTAGTGTCATCTAGGTGTCTCTGGGATCAGCGATATGACAATCACGTGTCTGTGACAGTGAATAAGGCTGGGTACTACGTCATAGGGATGGTGTTCGCGGTTTACGCagaatga